In the Peptoclostridium acidaminophilum DSM 3953 genome, one interval contains:
- a CDS encoding S-layer homology domain-containing protein → MKTKKLIALTVSALMATTAFAPSAFAAPKNVNVNKTFAISNISFNDVDDVPWAKNSIANMAQKGILKGYGNGIFQPNKPVTQLEAIIMSLRVTGEEVEAISYKEMIENGSKNFKFKDLVSSWAQGYVELALDEEIIDEEDVKNLNSAAKRYEVAKYMVRALDLEDEAIESMDEDIDFEDADSIPEGYEGYVYIAVDRGIMKGYPNGMFLPNKPVTRAEMSVLLERIDEDGNIIDDDSDIDDTEKYEGEVVSIDSDKITLSIDDEDETFDIDEDVEVIFEDDAEGDIDDIEEGDEVEITVNEDEDVIKIEVDDELEELDAYNGRVLAIDEDEVTLLVGSNEKTYDIDEDVEIIFEDDEDGTVDDVIKGDRVKIYVDEDDMVVKIELSRELEDFDYYDGEVDAVDEDEITIIDGSTERTFDVDNNVQVFFNDDEMGDVEDIDTGDDVELIVDEDDEVVTIIVDKDL, encoded by the coding sequence ATGAAAACAAAAAAACTTATAGCCCTGACCGTATCAGCGCTCATGGCCACAACAGCATTTGCTCCTTCGGCATTTGCGGCTCCCAAAAACGTCAATGTTAACAAGACTTTTGCAATTTCAAATATTTCTTTCAACGATGTTGATGATGTGCCTTGGGCAAAAAACTCAATTGCGAACATGGCTCAAAAAGGCATACTGAAAGGCTATGGCAATGGCATTTTCCAGCCTAACAAGCCTGTAACTCAACTTGAAGCCATAATCATGTCTCTGAGGGTAACCGGAGAAGAAGTAGAGGCCATTTCATACAAGGAAATGATTGAAAACGGCTCCAAAAATTTCAAGTTTAAAGATCTGGTCAGCTCATGGGCTCAAGGTTATGTTGAGCTTGCTCTTGATGAAGAAATAATCGACGAGGAAGATGTGAAAAACCTCAATTCTGCAGCCAAGAGATACGAAGTTGCCAAATACATGGTAAGAGCTCTTGATCTTGAAGATGAGGCAATTGAGAGCATGGATGAGGACATCGACTTTGAGGATGCCGACAGCATACCAGAGGGATATGAAGGTTATGTTTATATAGCTGTTGACCGCGGGATTATGAAGGGCTATCCAAACGGAATGTTCCTTCCTAACAAGCCGGTTACAAGAGCTGAGATGTCAGTATTGCTCGAGAGGATAGACGAGGACGGCAATATAATAGACGATGACAGTGATATTGATGACACTGAAAAATATGAAGGCGAAGTCGTATCTATAGACAGCGATAAAATAACACTCTCTATTGACGATGAAGATGAAACTTTCGATATTGACGAGGATGTTGAAGTAATATTTGAAGATGATGCGGAAGGTGACATCGATGACATCGAAGAAGGTGACGAAGTTGAAATAACAGTCAACGAAGATGAAGATGTTATAAAAATCGAGGTTGATGACGAGCTTGAAGAGCTTGACGCTTACAACGGCAGAGTTCTTGCAATAGATGAGGATGAAGTTACTCTTCTAGTTGGCAGCAATGAAAAGACATATGATATAGACGAAGATGTTGAAATCATATTTGAAGATGACGAAGATGGAACAGTTGACGATGTAATAAAGGGCGACAGAGTCAAGATATATGTCGATGAAGATGATATGGTAGTGAAAATCGAGCTTTCAAGAGAACTTGAGGATTTCGACTACTATGACGGCGAAGTTGATGCAGTAGACGAGGACGAAATAACAATAATCGACGGCTCTACTGAAAGAACTTTCGATGTTGACAATAACGTTCAGGTATTCTTCAATGACGATGAAATGGGCGACGTTGAAGATATCGATACTGGCGACGACGTTGAACTGATAGTTGATGAAGACGATGAAGTTGTAACTATAATTGTCGACAAGGATCTATAA
- a CDS encoding AIR synthase family protein encodes MQIGKLRSEQLEDMIFQKLKNKREEVLVRPGIGRDCAVVDYGEQLCVLSTDPITGTATNIGKLVVHITCNDIAADGVAPLGIMLTIMLPPGTTEADVENIMNDIICEADKINVDILGGHTEVTDAVNRVVISATGIGKKLKSKLENAKKPAPGDFLILTKGSGIEGTGIICYDKEDELKQALGSDIVEQGKLFLEKLSVVREGVIGGENGAKLMHDVTEGGVLGGVWEISVLSKLGVRLLKDKVPVSPVTDLVCSHFGIDPLKLMSSGSMLILADEEDSEKICGELTNAGIESCIIGWLEEGDRRVIVEGGMELEIESPESDELYKVLK; translated from the coding sequence TTGCAAATAGGCAAACTTAGATCAGAGCAGCTTGAAGATATGATTTTTCAAAAGCTTAAGAATAAAAGGGAGGAAGTGCTTGTAAGACCAGGCATTGGAAGAGACTGCGCCGTTGTCGACTACGGAGAGCAGCTGTGTGTACTTAGCACCGACCCCATAACGGGTACGGCAACAAACATAGGAAAGCTCGTGGTACATATAACATGCAACGACATAGCAGCAGACGGAGTGGCGCCTCTTGGCATAATGCTCACAATAATGCTTCCTCCTGGAACCACTGAAGCAGACGTTGAGAATATAATGAATGATATAATCTGTGAGGCGGACAAGATAAATGTAGACATACTAGGGGGCCATACCGAGGTTACAGATGCTGTAAATAGAGTAGTAATATCTGCAACGGGCATAGGCAAGAAGTTGAAATCCAAGCTGGAAAACGCCAAAAAACCAGCTCCCGGAGATTTTTTAATACTAACAAAGGGATCAGGCATAGAAGGCACAGGGATAATATGCTATGACAAGGAGGATGAGCTAAAGCAGGCTCTGGGAAGCGACATTGTGGAGCAGGGCAAGTTGTTCCTTGAGAAGCTGAGTGTTGTAAGGGAAGGAGTGATAGGCGGAGAAAACGGCGCCAAGCTTATGCACGATGTTACAGAGGGTGGCGTGCTCGGGGGAGTCTGGGAGATAAGCGTGCTGAGCAAGCTTGGGGTCAGGCTCTTGAAGGATAAAGTGCCAGTAAGTCCTGTTACGGATCTTGTTTGCAGCCACTTTGGCATAGATCCGCTTAAGCTCATGTCGAGCGGTTCAATGCTAATACTAGCAGACGAAGAAGACAGTGAAAAAATATGCGGCGAGCTGACAAACGCAGGCATAGAATCTTGTATAATAGGCTGGCTCGAGGAAGGTGACAGGCGGGTAATTGTCGAGGGCGGCATGGAATTGGAAATAGAATCGCCCGAAAGTGACGAATTGTACAAGGTATTGAAATAA
- a CDS encoding ArsR/SmtB family transcription factor, protein MDKNIELCSTTLIHEEIVAAVKDKMPQEHTFYELSEFFKVFADMTRIKILHALSCSEMCVCDIAALLGATHSAVSHQLRILKQARLVKFRKDGKVVYYSLDDEHIKSIFDCGLSHISEK, encoded by the coding sequence TTGGATAAAAACATTGAGCTTTGCAGCACCACCCTTATTCACGAGGAGATTGTGGCTGCAGTAAAAGATAAAATGCCCCAGGAGCACACTTTTTATGAGCTTTCTGAATTTTTCAAGGTGTTTGCCGATATGACCAGGATAAAGATTCTCCACGCGCTCTCGTGCTCTGAAATGTGCGTATGCGACATAGCAGCCCTGCTTGGAGCAACCCACTCCGCAGTATCGCATCAGCTTCGCATACTCAAGCAGGCCAGACTTGTCAAGTTCAGGAAAGATGGCAAGGTTGTATACTATTCACTTGACGATGAGCACATAAAGAGCATATTCGATTGCGGCCTTTCGCACATATCTGAAAAATAG
- a CDS encoding S-layer homology domain-containing protein yields the protein MKINKLLSLMVAGMLIATSLAPAAYADPGNNSNNKNKSIFSNSRFKDIDDDDVKWAKNSIIRMTDKGFLKGYGNGFFQPNKPVTQLEAIIMALRVAGEEPKAISYADLISLGKKNFKFKNLISLWAEGYVDLALEEDILDEDDVRNLNSSAKRYEVAKYMVRAIGLEDDAQDNMDADLDFEDDENVPDGYEGYVYVAIDRGIMTVYPNGMFLPNKPVTRAEMSIIMDRIDGHGDYDTDYEKFTGEVVSIDRQDREITLEIRGNDRTFDLASTVYVMFDDTRGSLSDIEVGDDVKITVNDDDKVIRIDVDRDLEDVDTYNGRVLAIDEDDVRLLIGGSERTFDVDADVDVVFDDRDGDVDDIIKGDWVKIYVDSDDDVIKVELTRDIEDFDTYDGEVTYVDSDEITIQDGSTERNFDFDGDVQVFFDDDEMGDVDDIDDGDDVELIVNEDDDVVTVIVDKEL from the coding sequence ATGAAAATAAACAAGCTTTTGTCGCTTATGGTCGCGGGTATGCTGATTGCTACATCACTTGCTCCGGCGGCATATGCCGATCCGGGCAACAATTCAAACAATAAGAACAAGTCCATTTTTTCAAACTCCAGATTCAAGGACATTGACGATGACGATGTCAAGTGGGCAAAGAACTCCATAATAAGGATGACCGACAAGGGATTCCTTAAGGGTTATGGAAATGGATTTTTCCAGCCTAACAAACCCGTCACACAGCTCGAGGCAATAATAATGGCACTGAGAGTTGCCGGCGAAGAGCCTAAGGCCATTTCTTATGCCGATCTTATCAGCCTCGGCAAAAAGAACTTCAAATTCAAAAATCTAATAAGTCTCTGGGCAGAAGGCTATGTAGACCTTGCACTTGAGGAAGACATACTGGATGAAGACGATGTTCGAAATCTCAACTCTTCGGCCAAAAGATACGAAGTTGCAAAATACATGGTCAGAGCAATCGGGCTTGAAGATGATGCACAGGACAACATGGATGCAGATTTAGACTTTGAAGACGATGAAAATGTTCCTGATGGCTACGAGGGATATGTATACGTGGCCATAGACAGAGGAATCATGACCGTATATCCTAACGGCATGTTCCTTCCAAACAAGCCTGTCACAAGGGCAGAAATGTCTATAATAATGGATAGGATAGACGGGCATGGAGATTATGACACCGATTATGAAAAATTCACAGGCGAAGTCGTCTCGATAGACAGACAGGACCGCGAAATCACGCTTGAAATCAGAGGGAATGACAGGACATTTGATCTTGCAAGCACTGTGTATGTCATGTTTGACGACACGAGAGGGAGCCTCAGCGACATAGAGGTGGGCGACGACGTTAAAATCACTGTGAACGACGATGACAAGGTTATAAGGATAGATGTAGACAGAGATCTTGAAGACGTCGACACCTATAACGGCAGAGTTCTGGCTATAGATGAGGATGATGTTAGACTTCTGATAGGAGGCAGCGAGAGAACATTTGACGTAGACGCCGATGTCGATGTCGTATTCGACGACAGAGACGGAGATGTTGACGACATCATAAAAGGCGACTGGGTTAAAATATACGTTGACTCTGATGATGACGTAATAAAAGTGGAGCTCACAAGGGATATTGAGGATTTTGACACTTATGACGGTGAAGTCACTTATGTCGACTCCGACGAGATAACCATACAGGACGGCTCTACTGAAAGAAACTTTGACTTTGACGGCGATGTTCAGGTGTTCTTTGATGACGATGAGATGGGTGACGTTGACGACATAGACGATGGCGACGACGTTGAGCTTATAGTCAATGAAGATGACGATGTAGTTACTGTAATAGTAGACAAGGAACTATAG
- a CDS encoding peptide ABC transporter substrate-binding protein: MKKIISLILAAMLIMMSFVGCGIKEKAGGDEKIMRYNLSSPTKTIDPTLNISIDGGIIIVNAFEGLMRLDENDKAIPGMAEKYEVSEDGLTYTFHIRDAQWSDGEPVTAKDFEYSWKRVLDSATASDYAYQMFYLKNGEKFNGKQVGADEVGVKAVDDKTLEVKLEGPVPYFIELTAYPTYFPVRQDVIEKYGDKWALEPETYISNGPYKAVKLEQADVFSFEKNEKYYDAKRVKLDGIDYYFMEEKATAMASFESGYVDGLYGVPREQIAKLQKENKTEFKIFPNLGIYFYSFNVNVEPMNNRKVRQALSLAIDRKSITRVITQGGETAATGFVPSGIKDSSGNDFREIGGNYGITETAQIDRAKQLLAEAGYPNGEGLNTLEIIYNTDENHKKVAEAIQEMWKQNLGINVELSNQEWQVFQDTITKGEYMIARDGWSADYADPMTFLDLFISNSGNNHPQWENAEFDALISSAKKESDQGKRFQMMHQAEEMMMADQIVMPVYYYTNPMMFKSYVKDVRVSPLGFIYFDNADIVKE, translated from the coding sequence ATGAAAAAAATCATTTCGCTCATTCTTGCAGCCATGCTTATAATGATGTCGTTTGTAGGATGCGGCATCAAGGAGAAAGCAGGCGGTGACGAGAAAATAATGCGTTATAACCTTTCAAGCCCTACAAAAACTATTGATCCAACTCTCAATATCTCGATAGATGGGGGGATAATAATAGTGAATGCCTTCGAAGGTCTTATGAGACTAGATGAAAATGATAAGGCAATTCCTGGGATGGCTGAAAAATACGAGGTTTCTGAAGATGGACTTACATACACATTCCATATTAGAGACGCACAATGGTCTGATGGAGAGCCTGTAACAGCCAAGGACTTCGAATATTCTTGGAAGAGAGTTCTTGATTCGGCTACAGCTTCCGATTATGCATACCAGATGTTCTACTTGAAAAACGGGGAAAAATTCAATGGCAAGCAAGTTGGAGCGGATGAAGTCGGTGTAAAGGCTGTCGATGATAAGACTCTTGAGGTCAAGCTGGAAGGTCCTGTTCCCTATTTTATTGAACTTACTGCATACCCGACTTATTTTCCTGTAAGACAGGATGTGATTGAAAAGTATGGAGACAAATGGGCTCTGGAGCCTGAAACATATATATCAAATGGACCTTACAAGGCTGTAAAACTGGAACAGGCGGACGTATTTTCTTTTGAGAAGAACGAGAAATACTATGATGCAAAACGTGTAAAACTCGATGGGATAGACTATTATTTCATGGAAGAAAAAGCCACTGCAATGGCTTCATTTGAGTCCGGATATGTAGATGGGCTTTACGGAGTGCCCAGAGAACAGATAGCAAAACTGCAGAAGGAAAATAAAACTGAATTCAAGATATTTCCCAACCTCGGAATATACTTCTATTCTTTTAATGTAAATGTAGAGCCCATGAACAATCGTAAGGTCAGGCAGGCTCTTTCACTTGCAATAGATAGAAAATCCATAACTCGGGTTATTACTCAAGGCGGAGAAACTGCTGCAACAGGTTTTGTGCCGTCTGGAATAAAGGATAGCAGTGGAAACGACTTCAGAGAGATCGGCGGAAATTACGGAATTACTGAGACTGCACAGATAGACAGGGCAAAACAGCTGCTTGCAGAGGCAGGTTATCCCAACGGCGAAGGCCTCAATACGCTAGAGATTATATACAATACCGATGAAAACCACAAGAAGGTTGCTGAAGCGATTCAGGAGATGTGGAAGCAAAATCTGGGCATAAATGTAGAACTTTCAAACCAGGAGTGGCAGGTGTTTCAAGACACAATAACCAAAGGTGAATATATGATAGCAAGGGACGGATGGTCGGCTGACTATGCGGACCCAATGACGTTCCTGGATCTGTTCATATCTAATAGCGGAAACAACCATCCGCAATGGGAAAACGCCGAATTTGACGCGCTGATAAGCAGTGCAAAGAAGGAAAGTGATCAGGGAAAGAGATTCCAGATGATGCATCAAGCTGAAGAAATGATGATGGCAGATCAGATAGTAATGCCGGTTTACTATTACACAAATCCAATGATGTTTAAATCATACGTAAAGGATGTAAGAGTATCGCCGCTTGGATTTATATACTTTGACAATGCTGATATTGTAAAAGAATAA
- a CDS encoding N-acetylmuramoyl-L-alanine amidase, with translation MRKNLLWFISTIVIYTLCLTGMAFAVGERTEKFIIDEKLQSAYVVDLSIDGKAVNADVPPIILNDRTLLPVRAVSEGIGCNVTWNQKTSEVVIEREYKTIKLKIDSSDVYVNGVKKKLPDNVPAKIVTYKDKGRTMVPARFVLEELGASVDWNSATRTVAVKSPGSLIDFGSADRSISLSSIKWSGNEAKIVTSAKPEFKDYVLAGPERLVVDLQNTKFGMKDYSTSISSGAVSQIRASQFATDPMVSRVVFDLNEGSSYKINTASDGIVISFEQKAAVQTPQAPAETPVTTKTLKIGAAKASTGDVYTLSVDGGISFNKLVLSSPERVVFDVFGAKPENDVQKPLDGSYVSDIKTYYYEAENKTRVVYTLASGIKTGDIKVAQTSGGIQLTSTKLPGVFALTYSAGAASTKLKVALDSTVKLLGSEYSKSDGKLALKFDSKYFKNEDMQAAINDTYLKKVTVSKTSSGYTYVNAYLSDGAKYDIRSSSTAIEVVLTKERSTKPLIVIDAGHGGKDPGAVGIDTKVTEKEIVLDIAGKLQKLLEAEGYNTIMTREDDTFVELYRRAAIANEAGADVFLSIHINASTTRSVSGIETLYYPPTTSSSGEVNLYDVSSGAASISNIKPSTDGKGLARTLQDMLIAEMKTANRGIVERPKLVVLNQTKMTASLVELGFISNSNEEALLRTDEYRQRLANALLKGIKEYFSN, from the coding sequence GTGAGAAAGAACCTTTTATGGTTTATATCCACAATTGTTATATATACACTGTGCTTAACCGGAATGGCTTTTGCCGTAGGCGAGAGGACGGAAAAATTCATAATAGATGAAAAGCTTCAGAGTGCATACGTGGTGGATCTGAGCATTGACGGGAAGGCTGTAAATGCCGACGTTCCGCCTATAATACTAAACGACAGGACGTTGCTGCCTGTAAGGGCCGTATCAGAGGGAATAGGCTGCAATGTGACATGGAACCAGAAGACATCCGAGGTCGTCATAGAAAGGGAATATAAGACAATAAAGCTCAAGATAGACAGTTCGGACGTATATGTAAACGGAGTCAAAAAGAAGCTTCCGGACAATGTGCCGGCGAAGATAGTTACATACAAGGATAAGGGAAGGACAATGGTTCCGGCAAGGTTCGTACTTGAGGAATTAGGAGCCAGCGTGGATTGGAATTCGGCTACAAGGACAGTAGCCGTAAAGAGCCCGGGGAGCCTGATTGACTTTGGCTCAGCCGATAGAAGTATAAGCCTTAGCAGTATAAAATGGAGCGGCAACGAAGCTAAGATTGTCACATCGGCAAAGCCTGAATTTAAGGATTATGTTCTGGCTGGACCTGAAAGACTTGTTGTAGATCTTCAGAACACAAAGTTTGGCATGAAGGACTATTCAACAAGCATAAGCAGCGGGGCGGTTTCGCAAATAAGGGCATCGCAGTTTGCCACGGATCCTATGGTTTCAAGAGTGGTATTTGATTTGAACGAAGGCTCAAGCTATAAAATAAATACTGCAAGCGACGGCATTGTGATAAGCTTTGAACAAAAGGCAGCCGTGCAGACGCCGCAAGCGCCTGCAGAAACTCCGGTGACAACAAAGACGCTGAAAATTGGAGCTGCAAAGGCAAGTACAGGCGATGTCTATACGTTGTCTGTAGATGGTGGTATCAGCTTTAACAAGCTTGTGCTCAGCTCGCCCGAGAGAGTGGTATTCGACGTGTTTGGAGCAAAGCCTGAAAACGATGTTCAAAAACCGCTGGATGGCAGCTATGTCAGCGATATAAAGACTTACTACTACGAGGCTGAAAACAAGACAAGGGTGGTCTATACGCTTGCAAGTGGAATAAAAACAGGAGACATCAAGGTGGCGCAGACCTCCGGAGGTATTCAACTCACATCAACCAAGCTGCCGGGCGTATTTGCGCTTACATACAGCGCGGGCGCAGCCTCGACAAAGCTGAAGGTAGCACTAGACAGCACAGTCAAGCTGCTTGGGAGCGAATATTCGAAAAGCGACGGGAAACTGGCCCTGAAGTTCGACTCAAAGTATTTCAAAAACGAAGATATGCAGGCTGCGATAAACGACACATATCTCAAGAAGGTAACAGTTTCAAAGACTTCTTCAGGGTATACATATGTTAACGCGTATTTGAGTGATGGAGCAAAGTATGACATAAGAAGCTCAAGCACTGCTATAGAAGTGGTATTAACCAAGGAAAGAAGCACCAAGCCTCTTATAGTTATAGATGCGGGGCATGGAGGCAAGGATCCGGGCGCAGTAGGAATAGACACAAAGGTCACCGAAAAGGAGATAGTGCTGGACATTGCAGGCAAGCTCCAGAAGCTTCTAGAGGCTGAAGGCTACAATACGATAATGACAAGGGAAGACGACACTTTTGTGGAGCTCTACAGAAGAGCCGCAATTGCGAATGAAGCGGGAGCCGATGTATTCCTGAGCATACATATAAACGCAAGTACAACAAGAAGCGTTTCGGGAATAGAGACGCTCTACTATCCTCCGACAACCAGCTCTTCGGGGGAGGTCAACCTGTATGATGTTTCATCGGGCGCAGCAAGCATTTCAAATATTAAGCCTTCGACAGACGGCAAGGGACTTGCCAGAACGCTGCAGGATATGCTAATAGCTGAGATGAAAACGGCAAACAGGGGAATTGTAGAAAGACCAAAGCTTGTAGTGCTCAACCAGACGAAGATGACGGCATCGCTTGTGGAGCTGGGTTTCATATCAAACTCTAATGAGGAAGCACTGCTTAGGACTGACGAATACAGGCAAAGGCTTGCAAATGCCCTTTTGAAAGGAATAAAAGAATATTTTTCGAATTAA
- a CDS encoding sigma-70 family RNA polymerase sigma factor → MNFFRKKDEPIEYRIKKAQDGDSLERENIISEYLPFIIKTITKITHKYVETENDEEYSIALEAFNEAIDKYDASRGNFIAFAQLIIRSRIIDHLRKPTHQTIPIDAEDKNCIDPGRIASNEDFVGGLELSNEIDIFKNRLLEFGITLSQLVDEAPRRSDARHNSIKIARLILDNESLKAEFYRKKAVPAAKIAGMLNISSKTVQRNKKLIIAAVIALDNDLEDIREYVLLAERRLSLDTQRYCNGCTKESCNGDE, encoded by the coding sequence TTGAATTTTTTCAGAAAAAAAGACGAACCAATTGAATATAGGATAAAAAAAGCACAAGATGGGGATAGCCTGGAGCGCGAAAATATAATAAGCGAATACCTGCCCTTTATAATAAAGACAATAACCAAGATCACCCACAAATATGTGGAAACCGAAAACGACGAGGAATACAGCATAGCGCTGGAAGCCTTCAACGAGGCTATAGACAAGTATGATGCCAGCCGCGGAAACTTCATAGCGTTTGCTCAACTCATAATAAGAAGCCGTATAATAGATCATCTGCGAAAGCCGACTCATCAGACAATACCAATAGATGCGGAAGACAAAAATTGCATTGATCCCGGCCGTATTGCAAGCAATGAAGACTTTGTTGGCGGCTTGGAATTAAGCAATGAAATCGATATTTTCAAAAATCGCCTGCTGGAATTTGGCATAACCTTGAGCCAGCTTGTAGATGAAGCGCCAAGACGAAGCGATGCGCGGCACAATTCTATAAAAATAGCAAGGTTAATACTCGACAATGAATCGCTTAAAGCTGAGTTTTACAGAAAAAAAGCCGTACCCGCAGCCAAGATAGCCGGCATGTTGAACATATCGAGCAAGACCGTGCAAAGAAACAAGAAACTGATTATCGCAGCCGTAATAGCACTAGACAACGACCTTGAGGATATAAGGGAATATGTGCTTTTGGCTGAAAGGAGGCTTTCACTTGATACACAAAGGTATTGTAATGGATGTACAAAAGAGTCATGTAATGGTGATGAGTGA
- a CDS encoding metallophosphoesterase: MFMTKFYRYLGFVYIPQYLKELDEDIILHISDTTTNFFQDVKKLVTVLKPKYIVHTGDLVDNIKLQFLSASEGRYALRVKTLLEIMEGSSAEKIFISMGNHDSINAVKGLCTKCVITEDMDTIEIEGIKIAISHYPKRIMEYEGDAKHFMFGHSLELKTQMIDDKVYLNGISSINIMTIKSRQIYKLPYPYVVDDWRMKKGKLGL, from the coding sequence ATGTTCATGACGAAGTTTTACAGGTACCTGGGATTCGTTTATATCCCGCAATATCTGAAAGAACTGGATGAAGACATAATACTCCATATTTCGGATACAACCACAAATTTCTTCCAGGACGTAAAAAAACTGGTGACGGTGCTTAAACCCAAGTATATTGTTCACACGGGCGACCTTGTGGACAATATCAAGCTTCAGTTTCTTTCGGCGTCAGAAGGCAGATACGCCTTGAGGGTTAAGACATTGCTTGAAATAATGGAAGGCTCAAGCGCAGAGAAGATATTCATTTCCATGGGGAATCATGACAGCATTAATGCGGTCAAGGGTCTATGTACAAAGTGTGTAATAACAGAGGACATGGACACAATAGAAATTGAGGGGATAAAGATAGCAATAAGTCACTATCCAAAGAGAATAATGGAGTATGAAGGGGATGCAAAACACTTCATGTTCGGCCACAGTCTTGAACTTAAAACTCAAATGATAGATGACAAGGTTTATCTCAACGGCATATCGAGCATAAATATTATGACAATAAAGAGCAGACAGATATACAAGCTGCCATATCCATACGTAGTTGACGATTGGAGAATGAAGAAGGGCAAGCTTGGATTATAG
- a CDS encoding anti-sigma-I factor RsgI family protein, producing MIHKGIVMDVQKSHVMVMSEDFEYFKIKPLKCSKGSNIFFTDDDIIRLSGGMRRFIASSVAAVLIIASLFGLSGGFGSPYSYAAILTLDDGASVEFLLDKDMKVKDIKSNSQATEDITKDKYLGLAIEHAVESLAEYSIQDSEANTIIVSVIPLKNKHASNETSIKSAIYEQLLNDTEIENLNIVYVKSSSKNYKNAKHSGISVLEYELKASKAEDASTAPEYKSLGFEVISKENGQDTGESSRTANPAASENAGRSSENVPAAKNAQPGSKSGNSKSNTQDTGSGSVDSNQKNSNGKTNNTNNGNKK from the coding sequence TTGATACACAAAGGTATTGTAATGGATGTACAAAAGAGTCATGTAATGGTGATGAGTGAGGATTTCGAATATTTTAAAATAAAGCCTTTGAAATGCTCAAAGGGCAGCAATATATTTTTTACAGACGATGACATTATAAGGCTTTCTGGCGGCATGCGCCGATTTATTGCCTCATCTGTAGCTGCAGTGCTTATCATTGCATCCCTATTTGGACTCTCTGGAGGATTTGGATCCCCCTACTCCTATGCAGCCATATTGACACTTGATGACGGCGCCAGCGTGGAGTTTCTGCTCGATAAAGATATGAAAGTAAAGGATATCAAATCAAATTCTCAGGCAACTGAGGATATTACAAAAGATAAGTACCTAGGTCTTGCCATAGAGCATGCCGTGGAATCGCTTGCTGAATATTCTATTCAAGATTCAGAGGCGAACACCATAATCGTGTCTGTAATTCCTCTTAAAAACAAACACGCCAGTAATGAAACCTCAATAAAGAGCGCTATTTACGAACAGCTTCTCAATGACACTGAAATCGAAAATCTAAATATTGTATATGTAAAATCAAGCAGTAAAAATTACAAGAATGCCAAGCACAGCGGAATTAGCGTGCTCGAATACGAGCTTAAAGCAAGCAAAGCCGAAGATGCTTCAACTGCTCCGGAATACAAATCCCTTGGCTTTGAAGTCATAAGCAAAGAAAATGGCCAAGATACTGGAGAATCGTCCAGGACAGCAAATCCAGCTGCTTCTGAAAATGCCGGAAGATCGTCCGAGAACGTCCCTGCAGCAAAAAATGCTCAGCCGGGGAGCAAGTCAGGCAACTCAAAATCAAATACCCAAGATACAGGCAGCGGCTCAGTAGACAGCAATCAAAAGAATTCTAACGGCAAAACTAATAATACAAACAACGGTAATAAAAAATAA